From Nitrospirota bacterium, one genomic window encodes:
- the atpG gene encoding ATP synthase F1 subunit gamma has translation MATLRDIKRRITSIKSTSKITRAMKMVSAAKLRRAQDRMFALRPYSDKMREVLLSLAQPGGQDRHPLLKVRPRKTVEVLILTSDKGLCGAFNTNVLKAGESLVRDLRTEGFEVSISTIGRKAKDYFKRRNTPIRQVWTGLSGKISYTSAQEIAVDLMDEYIDETFDELYLIYNEFKSVASQKVTKLRLLPLGEVEHKEEEEMKDFLFEPAEEEIFNRLLPKSVEIQIYRSMLESRVSEEAARMTAMENATKSAEDMIDRLTLEYNKARQATITRELMDIVGGAEAIND, from the coding sequence ATGGCAACCTTAAGAGATATAAAAAGAAGAATAACCTCCATCAAGAGTACGTCCAAGATAACGAGGGCGATGAAGATGGTCTCTGCCGCCAAGCTGAGGAGGGCGCAGGATAGGATGTTTGCCCTGAGACCCTATTCGGACAAGATGAGGGAGGTTCTGTTGTCACTTGCACAGCCGGGAGGCCAGGACAGGCACCCCCTGCTTAAGGTAAGACCGAGGAAGACCGTTGAGGTTTTAATACTTACAAGTGACAAGGGCCTGTGTGGAGCCTTTAATACCAATGTCTTAAAGGCAGGGGAGAGTCTTGTCAGAGACCTTAGAACAGAGGGTTTTGAGGTAAGTATAAGCACTATTGGCAGAAAGGCCAAGGATTATTTTAAACGTAGAAACACTCCGATAAGACAGGTTTGGACCGGGCTATCCGGAAAGATATCCTATACATCAGCTCAGGAAATAGCAGTTGATTTAATGGACGAGTATATCGATGAGACATTTGATGAGTTGTATCTCATATACAACGAATTCAAGTCAGTTGCTTCCCAGAAGGTTACCAAACTGCGTCTTCTTCCATTAGGTGAAGTGGAGCATAAAGAGGAAGAGGAGATGAAGGATTTTCTCTTTGAACCTGCCGAGGAAGAGATATTTAACAGGTTGCTGCCGAAGAGTGTTGAGATTCAGATTTACAGAAGCATGCTGGAGTCCCGTGTTTCAGAAGAGGCTGCGAGGATGACGGCGATGGAAAATGCCACAAAGAGCGCAGAAGACATGATCGATAGATTGACCCTTGAATATAATAAGGCGCGTCAGGCAACTATTACCAGGGAACTTATGGATATAGTCGGTGGAGCTGAGGCGATTAATGATTGA
- the atpD gene encoding F0F1 ATP synthase subunit beta, with protein sequence MRMNKGKVVQVIGAVLDVEFETELPAILNALKIEQPADPEKGTSDIRLTLEVASHLGDNIVRAIAMGPTDGVVRGMSVADTGQPITVPVGEATLGRIINVIGEPYDQAGPIETDERWPIHRLAPEFDEQEPTTQVFETGVKVFDLLVPFVRGGKMGMFGGAGVGKTVVIMEMIHNIALVHGGVSVFAGVGERTREGNDLYLEMKESGVIDKAALIYGQMNEPPGARLRVSLTALTAAEYFRDQGQDVLIFIDNIFRYTLAGSEVSALLGRMPSAVGYQPNLATDMGMLQERITTTKKGSITSMQAIYVPADDLTDPAVATAFTHLDGTVVLSRQISELGIYPAVDPLDSTSRALDPRVVGDEHYNVSRGVQIILQRYKELQDIIAILGMEELSEDDKLTVARARKIQRFLSQPFHVAETFTGTPGKYVKLEDTIKGFNAIIDGKYDDMPEQAFYMVGTIEEAEEKAAKLGWSKA encoded by the coding sequence ATAAGGATGAATAAAGGAAAGGTTGTTCAGGTGATAGGTGCAGTGCTTGACGTGGAATTTGAGACAGAACTGCCTGCGATACTGAATGCCCTGAAAATAGAGCAACCCGCAGACCCTGAGAAAGGCACCTCGGATATCCGGCTTACCCTTGAGGTGGCGTCCCATCTTGGGGACAATATAGTCAGGGCAATCGCTATGGGACCCACGGATGGAGTGGTTCGCGGTATGAGTGTCGCAGATACGGGTCAGCCGATAACCGTTCCTGTAGGTGAGGCAACACTCGGCAGGATAATCAATGTTATCGGTGAGCCTTATGATCAGGCTGGTCCCATCGAGACGGATGAGAGGTGGCCGATTCACAGGCTGGCACCTGAGTTTGATGAGCAGGAGCCGACAACCCAGGTATTTGAAACAGGCGTTAAGGTTTTTGACCTCCTCGTTCCATTTGTCAGGGGTGGCAAAATGGGAATGTTTGGTGGTGCAGGGGTTGGCAAGACCGTTGTTATCATGGAGATGATTCATAATATCGCCCTTGTTCACGGTGGTGTTTCCGTCTTTGCCGGTGTTGGTGAAAGGACAAGGGAAGGCAATGACCTCTATCTTGAGATGAAGGAATCAGGTGTTATTGACAAGGCAGCACTTATTTATGGACAGATGAACGAGCCCCCTGGCGCAAGATTGAGGGTCTCCCTTACAGCGCTTACAGCAGCAGAGTATTTCAGAGACCAGGGACAGGACGTCCTTATCTTTATAGACAATATATTCAGGTACACACTGGCAGGTTCCGAGGTCTCCGCCCTTCTCGGCAGGATGCCTTCTGCTGTGGGTTATCAGCCAAACCTTGCAACTGATATGGGAATGCTTCAGGAGAGGATTACAACAACGAAAAAGGGCTCCATTACATCCATGCAGGCTATATATGTCCCTGCCGATGACCTTACAGACCCTGCAGTTGCCACGGCATTTACACATCTTGACGGGACGGTTGTTCTTTCGAGGCAGATTTCCGAGCTCGGTATCTATCCTGCCGTTGACCCCCTTGACTCTACATCAAGGGCTCTTGATCCAAGGGTTGTCGGCGATGAACACTATAATGTCTCACGTGGTGTCCAGATAATTCTGCAGAGGTACAAGGAACTCCAGGATATCATTGCAATTCTTGGTATGGAGGAACTTTCAGAAGATGACAAGTTGACGGTTGCCAGGGCAAGAAAGATACAGAGATTCCTTAGCCAGCCATTCCATGTTGCAGAGACATTTACGGGCACCCCTGGAAAGTACGTGAAACTGGAAGATACAATAAAGGGCTTTAACGCTATAATTGACGGTAAATATGATGACATGCCGGAACAGGCATTTTATATGGTCGGTACCATTGAAGAAGCCGAGGAGAAGGCTGCAAAGCTTGGATGGAGCAAGGCCTGA
- a CDS encoding F0F1 ATP synthase subunit epsilon, giving the protein MAEKLTLEVVSPYGLVLKEEVDEVVATGSEGEFGVLPGHVPLVTTLKIGMLVCKEGGTVSYVFVNSGYAEVNEDRVLILADSAERAEDIDVERAKNAMKRAEERLRKQEEIDFARAQAALDRAIIRVQLAEKKGHQKSL; this is encoded by the coding sequence ATGGCTGAAAAATTAACCCTTGAGGTGGTGTCACCTTACGGTTTGGTTCTGAAAGAAGAGGTTGATGAGGTAGTTGCTACCGGTTCGGAGGGTGAGTTTGGAGTCTTGCCGGGACATGTACCCCTTGTAACCACCCTCAAGATCGGGATGCTTGTGTGCAAAGAGGGTGGAACAGTAAGTTATGTCTTTGTTAATTCCGGTTATGCAGAGGTTAATGAAGACAGGGTTTTGATCCTTGCAGACAGTGCCGAACGTGCAGAGGATATAGATGTGGAAAGGGCAAAAAATGCAATGAAGCGCGCTGAGGAGAGGTTGAGAAAGCAGGAAGAGATTGACTTTGCCCGTGCACAGGCTGCACTTGACAGGGCGATCATAAGGGTGCAGCTTGCTGAAAAAAAGGGACATCAAAAATCCCTGTAG
- the pyrR gene encoding bifunctional pyr operon transcriptional regulator/uracil phosphoribosyltransferase PyrR, whose product MPKELLDSKDMDRTITRMAHEILEKNRGVERVCLVGIQRGGVYLAKRLAEKIKLIEGRDVPVGALDIALYRDDLNIRKEYPAVRKTDIPFEITGQVVVLVDDVLFTGRSIRAAMDALMDIGRPARIELAVLIDRGHRELPVRADFVGRNIPTSHEENIVVEFLEEGGKDRVVLNQD is encoded by the coding sequence ATGCCTAAGGAACTTCTTGATAGCAAGGATATGGACAGGACCATTACAAGAATGGCTCACGAGATTCTTGAGAAGAACAGGGGAGTGGAAAGAGTCTGTCTTGTGGGTATTCAGAGGGGCGGAGTTTACCTGGCTAAAAGACTTGCCGAGAAGATCAAGCTGATAGAGGGACGGGATGTGCCTGTTGGTGCACTGGATATTGCCCTGTATAGGGATGACCTCAATATCCGCAAGGAATATCCTGCGGTAAGAAAAACAGACATACCTTTTGAGATAACCGGACAGGTGGTTGTTCTGGTGGATGATGTGTTGTTTACCGGCCGTTCAATAAGGGCGGCAATGGATGCCTTAATGGATATAGGGCGGCCGGCAAGGATTGAACTTGCAGTCCTTATAGACCGGGGGCACAGGGAACTGCCTGTACGTGCGGACTTTGTGGGAAGAAATATTCCAACTTCCCATGAAGAAAACATAGTGGTTGAATTTCTGGAAGAGGGCGGTAAAGACAGGGTTGTCCTTAACCAGGATTGA
- a CDS encoding aspartate carbamoyltransferase catalytic subunit, whose translation MSETGQQLRNKDIVGIKDLSRDEIELILNTAVGFRDVLRRDIKKVPTLRGKTVVNLFFEPSTRTRTSFELAAKRLSTDVINFSVSASSVVKGESLIDTAMTIQALGADVVIIRHSSSGVPHLLARHLNASVINAGDGINEHPTQALLDAFTIMEKYGRIRGLKIAIVGDILHSRVAKSNIYCLRTLGAEVRLIGPPTLIPEGLIDPDIEIFHNMEEGLRDIDVVMMLRIQMERQDRGFFPTTDEYFRLWGLTLERLSLAKPGAIVMHPGPMNRGIEIVSDVADSPQSVILEQVTNGIAARMAVLYLLSGRRG comes from the coding sequence GTGAGTGAGACAGGCCAGCAACTCAGGAACAAGGATATTGTAGGCATAAAAGACCTGTCCCGTGATGAGATTGAATTGATTCTGAATACTGCGGTGGGTTTCAGGGATGTCCTGCGGAGAGACATCAAGAAGGTTCCGACCCTCAGGGGAAAGACCGTGGTTAATCTCTTTTTTGAGCCCTCAACGAGGACGAGGACCTCTTTTGAGCTTGCAGCCAAAAGGCTCAGCACGGATGTAATAAATTTCTCCGTCTCAGCCAGCTCCGTGGTAAAGGGTGAGAGCCTGATCGATACAGCCATGACGATACAGGCCCTTGGTGCTGATGTTGTTATCATCAGGCACTCCTCCTCAGGGGTCCCTCACCTCCTTGCAAGACACCTGAATGCCTCAGTGATTAATGCAGGTGACGGCATTAACGAGCACCCTACCCAGGCGCTTCTTGATGCCTTCACGATTATGGAGAAATATGGCAGGATAAGGGGACTTAAAATTGCCATTGTCGGAGATATACTGCACAGTCGTGTTGCAAAGTCCAATATTTACTGTCTCAGGACCCTGGGTGCGGAAGTCAGACTGATTGGTCCGCCAACCCTGATTCCTGAGGGGCTTATTGATCCCGATATCGAGATATTTCATAATATGGAGGAGGGACTCAGGGATATTGATGTTGTTATGATGCTGCGTATACAAATGGAGAGGCAGGACAGGGGGTTTTTCCCCACAACAGATGAGTATTTCAGACTCTGGGGACTGACCCTGGAGCGGCTTTCCCTTGCAAAGCCCGGGGCAATAGTGATGCATCCCGGTCCAATGAACCGTGGGATCGAGATAGTCTCGGATGTTGCCGACAGTCCACAATCCGTAATCCTTGAGCAGGTGACAAACGGTATTGCCGCAAGAATGGCGGTGCTTTACCTGCTTTCGGGCAGGAGAGGCTGA
- a CDS encoding dihydroorotase: MNLIIRNGHIIDPSQGIDGKGALLVEGGKIKEVFQDSGFRIQDDSIYEIIDATGLYVLPGLVDMHVHLREPGFEYKETIKTGTMAAVRGGFTSVCCMPNTKPVNDNETVTEFILRKAYAEGACYVYTIGAITKGQKGEELAEMGMMREAGCVAFSDDGFPVMNSLLMRRALEYSKVFGVTIISHAEDLNLSSGGVMNEGPLSLMLGLRGIPAEAEVIAIMRDIELAALTGGRLHIAHVSTAGGVRAIREAKKAGIEVTAETCPHYFTLTEEAVRDYNTNAKMNPPLRRDGDVEAVKQGLSDGTIDVIATDHAPHHMDEKLCEFDRAAPGISGLETALPLCLRLVEEGVLSLSELVKKMALNPARILGMEKGSLRKDATADIVLVDPHKEFTVNSGEFISMGKNTPFEGWQLKGVPAVVTCKGRIYNMDAGIVKEL, translated from the coding sequence TTGAACCTGATAATCAGGAACGGGCATATAATTGACCCCTCACAAGGGATCGACGGTAAGGGAGCCCTGCTGGTTGAGGGGGGGAAGATAAAGGAAGTCTTTCAGGATTCAGGATTCAGGATTCAGGATGACTCAATATATGAGATTATTGATGCCACTGGTCTCTATGTCCTGCCCGGGCTTGTTGATATGCATGTTCACCTGAGAGAGCCCGGGTTTGAGTACAAGGAGACCATAAAGACCGGTACAATGGCTGCTGTAAGGGGTGGCTTTACCAGTGTATGTTGCATGCCGAATACAAAGCCGGTTAATGACAATGAAACAGTTACCGAGTTTATCCTGAGAAAGGCCTATGCTGAGGGTGCATGTTATGTCTATACCATTGGTGCCATTACCAAGGGTCAGAAGGGCGAGGAGCTTGCCGAGATGGGCATGATGAGAGAGGCTGGGTGTGTGGCATTTTCAGATGACGGCTTTCCTGTAATGAATAGTCTCCTGATGAGAAGGGCACTTGAATACTCAAAAGTTTTTGGTGTGACCATAATCTCGCATGCAGAAGACCTGAACCTGTCTTCAGGCGGGGTGATGAATGAAGGTCCTTTATCACTTATGCTTGGACTCAGGGGGATTCCTGCAGAGGCAGAGGTGATAGCGATAATGCGTGATATAGAGCTTGCAGCACTTACAGGTGGAAGACTTCATATCGCCCATGTCTCCACTGCCGGCGGTGTCAGGGCCATTAGGGAGGCAAAGAAGGCCGGGATAGAAGTTACGGCAGAGACCTGCCCACATTACTTTACCCTTACAGAGGAGGCGGTACGTGATTATAATACCAACGCAAAGATGAATCCTCCACTGAGGAGAGACGGAGACGTTGAAGCTGTAAAGCAAGGACTTTCTGATGGTACGATTGATGTTATTGCCACCGATCATGCCCCACACCACATGGATGAGAAACTCTGCGAGTTTGACCGGGCAGCCCCCGGGATATCAGGTCTTGAAACAGCACTGCCGCTATGCCTCAGACTGGTTGAAGAGGGAGTCTTGTCCTTAAGTGAGCTTGTTAAAAAGATGGCGCTGAACCCGGCAAGGATTCTCGGAATGGAGAAAGGCAGTCTGAGAAAAGACGCAACGGCAGATATTGTTTTAGTAGACCCCCACAAGGAGTTTACTGTAAACTCCGGAGAGTTTATCTCCATGGGTAAAAACACGCCTTTTGAAGGCTGGCAATTAAAGGGTGTACCTGCTGTTGTTACGTGTAAGGGAAGGATTTATAACATGGATGCCGGAATTGTCAAGGAGCTATAA
- the carA gene encoding glutamine-hydrolyzing carbamoyl-phosphate synthase small subunit codes for MKKALLVLSDGMVFEGESFGADGETKGEVVFNTSMTGYQEILTDPSYKGQIVTMTYTQMGNYGVNEEDNESAGGPKIEGFVARECLDYSSNWRSIISLNGYLERHGVVAIQGIDTRALTRHIRNFGARMGIISTEDLSPESLYEKVRVHPGIGGVDLVRYVTTDKQYKWTEKVWRWEDNSKSGKVFPLKKVVVYDFGVKFNILRNLADAGFDITVVPAETPAEAVLEMNPDGIVLSNGPGDPEAVVYGIENTRKLLGRKPVFGICLGHQILGLALGGKTYKLKFGHHGGNHPVMDLLTEKVEITSQNHNYCVDIGSLGTQVRLTHKNLYDGTEEGMQHVEFPVFSVQHHPEAGPGPNDSVHLFKRFGEMIENNR; via the coding sequence ATGAAAAAGGCTTTACTTGTTCTTTCAGACGGAATGGTGTTTGAAGGTGAATCCTTTGGCGCTGACGGGGAAACAAAAGGTGAGGTGGTCTTTAACACCTCCATGACAGGCTATCAGGAGATACTTACAGACCCGTCATATAAGGGGCAGATTGTCACCATGACATATACGCAGATGGGCAACTATGGTGTGAATGAAGAGGATAATGAGTCAGCAGGGGGCCCAAAGATCGAAGGCTTTGTTGCAAGGGAGTGTCTGGATTATTCCAGCAACTGGCGTTCAATCATCTCACTTAACGGGTATCTTGAAAGACACGGCGTGGTTGCAATCCAGGGGATTGATACAAGGGCGCTTACAAGACATATAAGGAACTTCGGGGCACGGATGGGAATTATTTCAACTGAAGACCTGAGCCCGGAGAGTCTGTATGAGAAGGTGAGGGTACATCCCGGCATTGGCGGCGTTGACCTTGTAAGGTATGTAACCACGGATAAACAGTACAAATGGACCGAAAAGGTTTGGAGATGGGAAGATAATTCAAAATCAGGGAAGGTGTTCCCGCTCAAAAAAGTGGTTGTTTACGACTTTGGCGTCAAATTCAATATACTCCGCAATCTTGCAGATGCAGGTTTTGATATAACGGTTGTGCCTGCTGAGACGCCTGCAGAGGCGGTGCTTGAAATGAACCCTGATGGAATAGTTCTGAGTAACGGGCCCGGAGACCCCGAGGCAGTGGTTTACGGTATTGAGAATACAAGGAAACTTCTTGGCAGGAAACCGGTTTTTGGAATATGTCTCGGTCACCAGATACTGGGACTTGCCCTGGGTGGAAAGACGTATAAACTCAAGTTCGGCCATCATGGCGGCAATCATCCTGTAATGGACCTGCTGACAGAAAAGGTTGAGATTACATCCCAGAATCATAATTACTGTGTGGATATCGGCAGCCTTGGCACGCAGGTAAGGCTTACCCATAAAAACCTCTATGATGGTACTGAAGAGGGAATGCAGCATGTGGAATTCCCGGTCTTTTCTGTCCAGCATCATCCGGAGGCAGGTCCTGGGCCGAATGATTCAGTACATCTGTTTAAGAGATTCGGGGAGATGATTGAAAACAACAGATGA
- the carB gene encoding carbamoyl-phosphate synthase large subunit, whose protein sequence is MPKRDDIKKILLIGSGPIVIGQACEFDYSGAQACKALREEGYEVVLVNSNPATIMTDPEMADITYIEPLTAEIIELIIERERPDALLPTMGGQTALNLTVELAEAGILDRYGVELIGAKLHAIKKAEDRELFKDAMARIGLDVPRSSAVKNIKEGLDVVGYVGFPAILRPAFTLGGTGGAVAYNVEEYRALLENALKLSPVSQVLVEESVLGWKEYELEVMRDGNDNVVIICSIENLDPMGVHTGDSITVAPAQTLTDKEYQRMRDASIAVIREIGVDTGGSNIQFALNPEDGKMVIIEMNPRVSRSSALASKATGFPIAKIAAKLAVGLNLNEIPNDITRETPASFEPTIDYVVTKIPRFAFEKFPEADSTLTTQMKSVGEVMSIGRTFKESLQKALRSLEADSYGLEERIAGIDEIREKLKTPNCERIWYIAQAFREGLSVEDIHEITWIDPWFLNNIREIVELENEIKNSQLTTRNSQPATPDPQLLYKAKSWGFSDRRIAGLAGLREADIREIRKKLGMRAVYKMVDTCAAEFEAYTPYLYSTYERPFYKLEDRSQDSGDREEASLSVARVECEANPSSRRKIMILGSGPNRIGQGIEFDYCCVHAVFALKEMGYETIMVNCNPETVSTDYDTSDRLYFEPLTLEDVLNIIEVEKPEGVIVQFGGQTPLKLAVPLEREGVRILGTPPDAIDRAEDRRRFKELLHKLGLRQPNSGTAMSPEEAVRVGEEIGYPVMVRPSYVLGGRAMEIVYDETSLQDYMQRAVKASPEHPVLIDKYIMDAIEVDVDAVSDGDAVVIGGLMEHIEEAGIHSGDSACSLPPFSLSEEIVSEIKRQARALAREIGVVGLMNIQFAVKGSDIYILEVNPRASRTIPFVSKATGVPLAKIAAKVMAGTRLEELGLVSEPVLGHVAVKEAVFPFDRFSGVDTILGPEMKSTGEVMGIDRDFGLAYAKAEASANNRIPLEGKVFISVRDEDKPAVLPIATTFIEQGLKVVTTRGTASFLKEHGLNVGVVNKLKEGRPNVVDLIKNKEISFIINTVESAASRKDSFYIRQSALEYKVPYTTTISGARAVARALKGLKEKRLTILSIQEYHSRG, encoded by the coding sequence GTGCCAAAGAGAGACGATATTAAAAAGATACTCCTGATAGGTTCAGGCCCTATAGTGATTGGACAGGCGTGTGAGTTTGATTACTCGGGAGCCCAGGCATGCAAGGCCCTCAGGGAGGAGGGTTATGAGGTGGTACTTGTCAACTCCAATCCAGCCACCATTATGACGGATCCTGAAATGGCGGATATTACCTATATCGAGCCGCTGACAGCCGAGATAATTGAATTGATCATTGAGAGGGAGAGGCCCGATGCTCTACTTCCCACCATGGGTGGACAGACAGCCCTGAACCTTACTGTTGAACTTGCTGAAGCAGGAATTCTTGATCGTTACGGGGTTGAACTGATTGGTGCAAAGCTCCATGCCATCAAGAAGGCTGAGGACCGTGAGCTCTTCAAGGATGCCATGGCCAGGATTGGTCTTGATGTTCCGCGTTCCAGTGCCGTCAAGAACATAAAAGAGGGACTTGACGTTGTGGGCTATGTTGGTTTCCCGGCAATTCTGAGACCTGCCTTTACCCTTGGCGGTACAGGCGGGGCTGTGGCATACAACGTGGAAGAATACAGGGCACTCCTTGAGAATGCGCTCAAATTGAGTCCGGTGAGTCAGGTGCTTGTTGAAGAGTCAGTGCTTGGCTGGAAGGAATACGAGCTTGAGGTGATGAGGGATGGCAATGACAATGTGGTGATTATATGCTCCATAGAGAATCTTGACCCCATGGGTGTCCATACAGGGGACTCCATTACTGTTGCACCGGCACAGACCTTAACCGATAAGGAGTATCAGAGGATGAGGGATGCATCGATTGCAGTAATCAGGGAGATAGGTGTTGACACCGGGGGCAGCAATATCCAGTTTGCCCTGAATCCTGAAGACGGGAAGATGGTTATCATAGAGATGAACCCGAGGGTTTCTCGTTCATCAGCCCTTGCCTCCAAGGCTACGGGTTTCCCGATAGCAAAGATTGCTGCAAAACTCGCGGTTGGTCTTAATCTTAACGAGATTCCAAACGATATAACGAGAGAGACCCCTGCCAGTTTTGAACCCACGATTGATTATGTAGTGACAAAAATCCCGAGGTTTGCCTTTGAAAAGTTCCCGGAGGCGGATTCCACACTTACAACCCAGATGAAGTCTGTCGGAGAGGTCATGTCAATAGGCAGGACTTTTAAAGAGTCCCTGCAAAAGGCCCTGCGGAGTCTGGAGGCAGACAGTTATGGCCTGGAGGAGAGGATTGCAGGAATTGATGAGATAAGGGAGAAGCTGAAGACGCCAAACTGTGAGAGGATATGGTACATAGCCCAGGCATTCAGGGAGGGACTGAGTGTTGAGGATATTCATGAGATAACGTGGATCGATCCATGGTTTCTGAATAACATCAGAGAGATAGTCGAGTTGGAAAACGAGATTAAAAATTCACAACTCACAACCCGCAACTCGCAACCCGCAACCCCTGACCCGCAACTCCTTTACAAGGCCAAATCCTGGGGTTTTTCAGACAGGAGAATTGCCGGGCTTGCAGGCCTCAGAGAGGCGGATATCAGGGAGATCAGGAAAAAACTCGGTATGCGGGCTGTCTATAAAATGGTTGATACCTGTGCTGCAGAGTTTGAGGCATATACACCGTATCTGTATTCTACTTATGAAAGGCCGTTTTATAAGTTAGAAGACAGAAGTCAGGACTCAGGGGACAGAGAAGAGGCCTCATTATCCGTTGCCAGGGTGGAATGTGAAGCTAACCCCTCAAGCCGCAGGAAGATCATGATCCTCGGCAGCGGCCCTAACCGTATTGGTCAGGGGATAGAGTTTGACTACTGTTGTGTCCATGCGGTTTTTGCCCTTAAAGAGATGGGGTATGAGACCATAATGGTGAACTGCAATCCAGAGACCGTCAGCACTGACTATGACACATCAGACAGGCTGTATTTTGAGCCCCTCACACTCGAAGATGTCCTGAATATAATCGAGGTGGAGAAGCCGGAAGGCGTTATCGTACAGTTCGGGGGACAGACCCCTCTTAAATTAGCTGTTCCACTTGAGAGAGAAGGGGTAAGGATTCTTGGTACCCCTCCGGATGCCATTGACAGGGCGGAAGACAGAAGGAGGTTTAAGGAGCTTCTGCATAAACTCGGTCTGAGGCAGCCCAACAGTGGAACGGCCATGAGCCCTGAGGAGGCTGTCAGGGTGGGAGAGGAGATTGGCTACCCTGTGATGGTAAGACCCTCTTATGTGCTTGGAGGCAGGGCAATGGAGATCGTCTATGACGAGACCTCCCTGCAGGATTACATGCAGAGGGCGGTGAAGGCTTCGCCTGAACACCCTGTGCTTATTGACAAATATATAATGGACGCCATAGAGGTGGATGTGGATGCGGTCTCTGATGGAGATGCTGTTGTTATCGGCGGGCTGATGGAGCACATTGAGGAGGCTGGAATTCATTCAGGGGATTCAGCCTGCTCCCTCCCTCCCTTTTCGCTCTCTGAGGAGATAGTCAGTGAGATAAAGCGGCAGGCGAGGGCACTTGCCAGGGAGATCGGGGTTGTGGGTCTCATGAATATCCAGTTTGCAGTAAAGGGCAGCGACATATATATCCTTGAGGTAAATCCAAGGGCATCAAGGACCATTCCCTTTGTGAGCAAGGCAACCGGTGTTCCCCTTGCAAAGATAGCAGCAAAGGTGATGGCCGGCACGAGACTGGAAGAACTCGGCCTGGTCTCTGAGCCGGTATTGGGGCATGTGGCAGTAAAGGAAGCAGTCTTTCCCTTTGACAGGTTTTCCGGAGTGGATACCATTTTGGGCCCGGAGATGAAGTCTACCGGTGAGGTCATGGGCATTGACAGGGATTTCGGGCTTGCCTATGCCAAGGCCGAGGCATCGGCAAACAACCGGATACCCCTTGAGGGTAAGGTCTTTATAAGCGTGAGGGATGAGGACAAACCTGCGGTCCTGCCGATTGCCACGACATTTATTGAACAGGGTCTTAAGGTTGTAACTACGAGGGGCACCGCTTCTTTTCTGAAAGAGCATGGTCTTAATGTAGGGGTTGTGAACAAGCTCAAGGAGGGTAGGCCGAATGTTGTTGACCTGATTAAGAACAAGGAGATAAGTTTCATTATAAACACTGTTGAGAGTGCTGCATCCCGGAAGGATTCCTTCTACATAAGACAGAGTGCCCTGGAGTACAAGGTTCCCTATACTACGACGATCTCCGGTGCCAGGGCCGTGGCAAGGGCGCTTAAGGGACTGAAGGAAAAACGGCTGACCATTCTATCCATACAGGAGTACCATAGCAGGGGGTAA